In Rhizorhabdus phycosphaerae, the genomic stretch CTCGTCGCCTCGCTGGCAGCCTGCGGAGGCGGGCGCAACAAGGCGCAGCTCGCGTCGGATGTCGCTGCGGCGAAGACGACGACGATCGGCATCAACACCTATTTGTGGAAGGCGTCGCTCGAGGCGCTCAGCTTCATGCCGTTGCTGCAGGCGGATTCCAACGGCGGCGTGATCGTCACCGACTGGTATGTGAATCCGAACCAGCCGGCCGAGCGCATGAAGGTCACCGTGACCATCCTCGACGCGGATCTTCGCGCCGATGCCGTCCGGGTCGCGCCGCAACGCCAGGTGCTGTCGAACGGCAATTGGGTCGACACGTCGGTCCAGGCGGCGACCGCACAGAAGCTCGAGGATATCATCCTGACCAAGGCCAGGGACCTGCGCCGCGCGACCGTCGCCGGCTGAACGAGAAGCGAATTATCACGTGAACGCGCGTTTCAACCATTTGAAGGCCGACGCGCACTGGCAGCGCGTCTGGGAAGACAAGCAGACCTTTCAGGCCCGCGACGACAGCGAGCGGCCGAAGAGCTATGTTCTGGAGATGTTCCCCTATCCGTCGGGGCGCATCCACATGGGCCATGTCCGCAATTATACGATGGGCGACGTCCTTGCCCGCTTCCGGCGGATGAAGGGTTATGAAGTGCTTCATCCGATGGGGTGGGACGCCTTCGGCATGCCCGCGGAAAATGCCGCGATGGAGAAGAAGGTCCATCCGGGCGACTGGACCCGCGCCAACATCGCGGCGATGCGCGAACAGTTGAAGCGGATCGGTTTCGCACTCGACTGGAGCCGTGAGCTCGCGACCTGCGAGCCCGATTATTACGGGCAGGAACAGGCGCTGTTCCTCGACCTGTTCGCAGCAGGCCTCGTCTATCGCAAGGAGTCGGCGGTCAACTGGGATCCGGTCGACATGACCGTGCTCGCCAACGAGCAGGTCATCGACGGTCGTGGGTGGCGTTCGGGCGCGCTCGTCGAGCGGCGCAAGCTGAGCCAGTGGTTCCTCAAGATCACCGACTTCGCCGACGAGCTGCTCGACGGTCTGAAGACGCTCGACCAGTGGCCCGAGAAAGTCCGGACGATGCAGGAGAACTGGATCGGAAAGTCGCAGGGCATGCGCTTCCGCTTCACGCTCGATCGTGCCGTCGGCGACATCGATGGCTTCGACGTCTTCACGACGCGGCCCGACACGCTGTTCGGGGCGAGCTTTGCAGCGGTGGCGCCCGATCATCCGATCGCCCAGGCGCTGGCTGCCGACGACGAGGCGCTGCAGGCGTTCATCGCCGACTGCAAGCGCACCGGCACTGCGGCCGCCGAGATCGAGACTGCCGAGAAGAAGGGCTATGACACCGGCCTGACCGTGGCGCATCCGCTCGATCCGACGTGGAAGCTGCCGGTGTTCGTCGCGAATTTCGTGCTGATGGAATATGGCACGGGGGCAATTTACGCCTGTCCGGCGCACGACCAGCGCGACCTCGACTTCGCCCGCAAATACGCGTTGCCGGTCAAGCGCGTCGTGGCGCCGACGCCCGAGGAAGCTGATGCGCCGATCGGCAACGAGGCCTATGTGGGCCCCGGTCGCATCGTCAATTCCGACTTCCTCGACGGCCTGTCGGTGGAAGAGGCCAAGGCTGCCGTGATCGCGCGGGGCGAGAGCGAAGGCTGGGGTCAGGGCACCACAGTGTGGCGCCTGCGCGACTGGGGCGTGTCCCGGCAACGTTACTGGGGCACGCCGATCCCGATCATCCATTGCGAGGATTGCGGGCCCGTCCCGGTCCCGCGCGAGCAGCTGCCCGTGGTTCTCCCCGAGGATGTCAGCTTCGACATTCCCGGCAATCCGCTCGACCGCCATCCGAGCTGGAAGCATGTCGACTGCCCGTCCTGCGGAAAGCCCGCGCGCCGCGAGACCGACACGCTCGACACCTTCGTCGATTCCAGCTGGTATTTCATCCGCTTCGCCAGCGCGCCGGCCGATCGGCCATTCGATCGTTCGGTTGCCGAGCAATGGCTGCCGGTCGGTCAGTATATCGGCGGGGTCGAGCATGCGATCCTGCACCTGCTCTACGCCCGCTTCTGGACACGCGCGCTCGAGCGGATCGGCAGGCTTTCGGTCAAGGAGCCCTTCACGGGGTTGTTCACCCAGGGCATGGTCACCCATGAGACCTATAAGGGCCCCGATGGCCAATGGCTGAGCCCTGAGGAAGTCTCGAACGGTGTCGTGATCGCCACCGGCGAGCCGGCGACGGTGGGCCGCATCGAGAAGATGTCGAAGTCCAAGAAGAACGTCGTCGATCCGGGTCCCATTGTCGAACAATATGGCGCGGACGCCGTCCGCTGGTTCATGCTGTCGGACAGCCCGCCGGAACGCGATCTCGAATGGACCGAGAGCGGCATCGAGGGCTGCTGGCGCTTCGTCAACCGGCTGTGGCGGATGACGGACGCGGCCGAACCCGCAGAAGGCGAAGACAAGGATCTCGATCGCAAGCTGCACCGCGCGATTGCGGGAATAGCGACCGACATCGAGGCGCTTGGCTTCAACCGGGCGGTTGCGAAGGTCCACGAGCTGGCCAATGCGATCGAGAAGGCGCCGCCATCGGCGAGCCGGACGGCTGCAGCGCGCACGCTGGTCCGCCTGATCGCGCCGATGGTGCCGCATCTCGCCGAGGAAGCCTGGGCGCGGCTCGGCGAACCGGGTCTCGTTGCCGATGCCGCATGGCCCGACCATGATCCGGCGCTGCTGGTCGATGACGAGGTGACCATTGCCGTCCAAGTCAACGGCAAGCTGCGCGACACGCTGACGGCCCCCAAGGGCTTGCCCAAGGACGATCTGCAGAGCCTGGCGCTCGGATCGGAGAAGATCGTGAAGCTTCTGGAAGGCGCATCGCCCAAGAAGGTGATCGTCGTTCCCGACCGGCTGGTGAACATCGTCGCATGAGCCGGGGTCTCCGCCTCGCCCTGCCGCTGGCCCTGATCGCCGGTCTTTCGGCGTGCAGCCTTCGCCCGCTTTATGTCGATGGTGGTGCGGGCGCTACCGCTGCAACCCTGTCCTCGGTCGAGGTGTCGGCCATTGGCGGGCAGAGCGGCTGGCTGGTGCGGAACGCGCTCGACGACCGCCTGCACAGGCAGGGCCAGGCCGCAGCGCGCTACAAGCTCGAAGTCGAGCTGGACGACGACATAACCGGTTTCGGTACACGTCTCGACAACACGATCAGCCGCGAGCGGCGGACCCTGCGGGCGCGCTATCGACTGGTGGACGCGGCGACCGGCTCTGTCCTCCTCGATCAGACCGCTGCGGCCGATGCCGGTATCGACGTGACCCAATCCGATTATGCGACGCTGGCGGCGGAGCAGACCGCGCTCGAACGCATGGCCGAGCGGCTCGCCGATCAGATCGTGGCGCGCGTCGCCACCTATGCTGGTCGCAGCACGGCCCGGTGAAAGCCGACGCCGGCCAGATCGCGCGCGCCCTCGATAAGCCGGACGCGTCCGTCCGGCTCTACCTTCTCTACGGTCCCGATGAATCGGGCTCACGCGCTCTCGCCGCCCGGCTGGACAAGGCGATGGGGGCCGATGCCGAACGGATCGATCTGAGCGGGAGCCAGATCAAGGAGGATCCGGCGCGGCTCGCCGACGAAGCCGCGTCGATCTCGCTGTTTGGCGGTGCCCGGCATATCCGGGTCGATCCGGCCGGTGACGAGATCATCGATGCGGTTGAGGCGCTGCTGGAGGCTCCGTCGGCGGGAAACCCGGTCGTCGTCGTCGCGGGAAACCTGCGCAAGGACGCCAAGCTGGTCAAGACCGCGCTGGCATCGCCGGCGGCGCTCGCCTTTGCCTCTTATCTTCCCGAAGGCCGTCAGGCCGATCAGGTGGCCATGGAGATGGCGCGCGAGCTGGGTCTTCGTCTCGATCCCCGGACGGCACAATTGCTGGTTGCGGCGACCAATGCCGATCGCGGCCTGATTTTGCGGGAGGTGGAGAAGATCGCGCTCTATCTCGATGCGAGCCCGGAAGCACCGAAGGAGCTCGATGCTGCAGCGCTGGCAGCGATCGGCGCGGAGAATGACGAAAGCGACGTGGCGGCGATCGTCGATGCGGTCATGGGCGGACGGCCGGACGTGGCGGCGGCCGAGCTGTCGCTGATCGGCGCGACCGAAGCGATCGGAGTGGTGCGTGCGGTCCTCAGGAAACTGGCTCTGATCGCGCCCTTGCGCGCCGAGGTGGCGCAGGGGCGGACGATCGACGCGGTCATGGCTGGCAGCGGCAAGGCGATCTTCTGGAAGGAACAGAAGATCGTGGCGGGGCTTTTGCAGCGCTGGTCGCCGGAGCGCATCGCGGCCGCGACGGAACGCCTCGCCGCGCTGGAGCGCGCCTATAAGCGATCCGGTTCTGCCGGCATGGTGCTCGTCACGGAGGAACTGTTGACGGTCGCGCGCGCTGCGGCGGTGCGTCGCTGAATTAAGTGCTGTGGTTCAGTGGTTTGTAGGCGCAGGCCGAGATTTTGCAAAAACTACTTCGCAACTTTTCTCTAACTGAGTTTCGCAGCTTTGCCGCAAATTTGGCAACTTCGCAAAATCTGTGAAGACCGGAATCCACGGGCGTCCACGACTTCAGATGGGTTCTCCGCTCAACCGCTGACAGATCAGATCAAGCTGATCGAGAGTCGAGTAGCTGATCGAAACTTTCCCGCCTTTTTCCGTATGTTCGATCTGAACCTTCAGGCCCAATATGTCACCGATTTGCCGTTCGAGTGCCTGGATATCGGCATCGGCGACGGGGGGTGCGGCGGGTGTCGCACGGCTGGGCCCACTGCCCTTCCCCGCTGGCTTGGCCTTCTTGGTAAGTGCTTCGGTATCGCGCACCGAGAGATCCTGCGCGACGACCTGCTCGGCGAGTGTCTCGGCATCGGGCGATGTGATCAGCGCGCGGGCATGGCCCATGCTCAGCCGCCCTTCGGCCAGCAGCGAGCGGACGCTCTGGGGCAGGTCGAGCAGACGCAGCAGGTTGGCGACATGGCTCCGCGACTTGCCCACCAGCT encodes the following:
- a CDS encoding DUF3576 domain-containing protein, with the protein product MIRRPCRTAIALALVASLAACGGGRNKAQLASDVAAAKTTTIGINTYLWKASLEALSFMPLLQADSNGGVIVTDWYVNPNQPAERMKVTVTILDADLRADAVRVAPQRQVLSNGNWVDTSVQAATAQKLEDIILTKARDLRRATVAG
- the leuS gene encoding leucine--tRNA ligase yields the protein MNARFNHLKADAHWQRVWEDKQTFQARDDSERPKSYVLEMFPYPSGRIHMGHVRNYTMGDVLARFRRMKGYEVLHPMGWDAFGMPAENAAMEKKVHPGDWTRANIAAMREQLKRIGFALDWSRELATCEPDYYGQEQALFLDLFAAGLVYRKESAVNWDPVDMTVLANEQVIDGRGWRSGALVERRKLSQWFLKITDFADELLDGLKTLDQWPEKVRTMQENWIGKSQGMRFRFTLDRAVGDIDGFDVFTTRPDTLFGASFAAVAPDHPIAQALAADDEALQAFIADCKRTGTAAAEIETAEKKGYDTGLTVAHPLDPTWKLPVFVANFVLMEYGTGAIYACPAHDQRDLDFARKYALPVKRVVAPTPEEADAPIGNEAYVGPGRIVNSDFLDGLSVEEAKAAVIARGESEGWGQGTTVWRLRDWGVSRQRYWGTPIPIIHCEDCGPVPVPREQLPVVLPEDVSFDIPGNPLDRHPSWKHVDCPSCGKPARRETDTLDTFVDSSWYFIRFASAPADRPFDRSVAEQWLPVGQYIGGVEHAILHLLYARFWTRALERIGRLSVKEPFTGLFTQGMVTHETYKGPDGQWLSPEEVSNGVVIATGEPATVGRIEKMSKSKKNVVDPGPIVEQYGADAVRWFMLSDSPPERDLEWTESGIEGCWRFVNRLWRMTDAAEPAEGEDKDLDRKLHRAIAGIATDIEALGFNRAVAKVHELANAIEKAPPSASRTAAARTLVRLIAPMVPHLAEEAWARLGEPGLVADAAWPDHDPALLVDDEVTIAVQVNGKLRDTLTAPKGLPKDDLQSLALGSEKIVKLLEGASPKKVIVVPDRLVNIVA
- the lptE gene encoding LPS assembly lipoprotein LptE, whose amino-acid sequence is MSRGLRLALPLALIAGLSACSLRPLYVDGGAGATAATLSSVEVSAIGGQSGWLVRNALDDRLHRQGQAAARYKLEVELDDDITGFGTRLDNTISRERRTLRARYRLVDAATGSVLLDQTAAADAGIDVTQSDYATLAAEQTALERMAERLADQIVARVATYAGRSTAR
- the holA gene encoding DNA polymerase III subunit delta, which produces MKADAGQIARALDKPDASVRLYLLYGPDESGSRALAARLDKAMGADAERIDLSGSQIKEDPARLADEAASISLFGGARHIRVDPAGDEIIDAVEALLEAPSAGNPVVVVAGNLRKDAKLVKTALASPAALAFASYLPEGRQADQVAMEMARELGLRLDPRTAQLLVAATNADRGLILREVEKIALYLDASPEAPKELDAAALAAIGAENDESDVAAIVDAVMGGRPDVAAAELSLIGATEAIGVVRAVLRKLALIAPLRAEVAQGRTIDAVMAGSGKAIFWKEQKIVAGLLQRWSPERIAAATERLAALERAYKRSGSAGMVLVTEELLTVARAAAVRR